From Lonchura striata isolate bLonStr1 chromosome 3, bLonStr1.mat, whole genome shotgun sequence, one genomic window encodes:
- the SELENOI gene encoding ethanolaminephosphotransferase 1, with translation MEYVSPEQLAGFSKYKYSAVDSNPLSLYVMHPFWNAVVKIFPTWLAPNLITFSGFLLLVFNFFLMAYFDPDFYASAPDHQHVPDGVWIVVGLLNFMAYTLDGVDGKQARRTNSSTPLGELFDHGLDSWACVYFVVTVYSTFGRGSTGVSVFVLYLLLWVVLFSFILSHWEKYNTGILFLPWGYDVSQVTISIVYIVTAFVGVEAWYAPFLFNFLYRDLFTAMIIACALTVTLPMSLYNFYKAYKNNTLKHHSAYEILLPLVSPVLLFLLCTTWIFLSPSDILEVQPRLFYFMVGTAFANISCQLIVCQMSSTRCQPLNWMLLPIAAVLLLVLSGLAPGSETLLLYLLTAFLTLAHIHYGVVVVSQLSRHFHIRPFSLRKPSPDULGPREEQTGPRAAPGL, from the exons TACAGCGCCGTGGACAGCAACCCCCTGTCCCTGTATGTCATGCATCCCTTCTGGAACGCCGTTGTCAAG ATCTTCCCTACCTGGCTGGCCCCAAATTTGATAACGTTTTCTGGCTTCCTGCTGCTTGTCTTCAACTTCTTCCTCATGGCATACTTCGACCCTGACTTTTATGCTTCTG ctcctgatcACCAGCACGTTCCCGACGGCGTGTGGATCGTGGTGGGGCTCCTCAACTTCATGGCCTACACGTTGG ACGGCGTGGATGGGAAGCAGGCACGCCGCACCAACTCCAGCACCCCCCTGGGAGAGCTCTTTGACCACGGCCTGGACAGCTGGGCCTGCGTCTACTTCGTGGTCACCGTCTACTCCACCTTCGGCCGGGGCTCCACGGGCGTCAGCGTCTTCGTCCTCTACCTCCTGCTCTGGGTGGTCTTGTTTTCCTTCATCCTCTCCCACTGGGAGAAGTATAACACGGGGATTCTCTTCCTGCCCTGGGGATATGACGTCAGCCAGGTG ACCATTTCAATTGTCTACATAGTGACAGCCTTTGTGGGAGTTGAGGCCTGGTATGCACCTTTCctgtttaatttcttatatAGAGACCTATTCACTGCAATGATTATTG cCTGTGCCCTCACTGTGACCCTGCCCATGAGCCTGTACAACTTCTACAA GGCCTATAAAAACAACACCTTGAAGCACCACTCCGCCTACGAAATCCTGCTGCCCCTGGTGTCCCcggtgctgctgttcctgctctgCACCACCTGGATCTTCCTGTCCCCCTCTGACATCCTGGAGGTCCAGCCCAGGCTCTTCTATTTCATGGTTGGAACAGCCTTTGCCAACATCTCT tgccagCTGATCGTGTGCCAGATGAGCAGCACTCGGTGCCAGCCCCTCAACTGGATGCTGCTGCCCATCgcggccgtgctgctgctggtgctgtccgGGCTGGCTCCGGGCAGTGAGACGCTCCTGCTGTACCTGCTGACAGCCTTCCTCACCCTGGCACACATCCACTACGGAGTGGTGGTG gtGAGCCAGCTGAGCCGGCACTTCCACATCCGTCCCTTCTCGCTGCGGAAGCCCAGCCCCGACTGACTGGGGCCGCGGGAGGAGCAGACGGGCCCGCGGGCCGCGCCAGGACTGTAA